From the Sphingobacteruim zhuxiongii genome, the window GACTTGCGTAATATAACTTAACACACTGAGTTGATCCTTCGAGATAATACTCAAATATCCGCCGGCTAATCCAATTCCCGAAACATAGAAACAAAGAACAGGAATCATAATAGTAGTCGCCAAAATACGCGTACTAATTAGGAATTTAAACGGATTTGTACCAGATACCTCCATCGCGTCAATTTGCTCCGTTACATTCATAGAACTTAACTCCGCTCCAATTTGCGAACCAACTTTACCTGACGCAATTAATGCAGTAACAAGTGGCGCTAAGGCTCGAACGATCGCAATAGAAATTAAATTTGGCAACCAAGAAGCCGCTCCAAATTCTTCTAAGGAAGGTCTCGATTGTTTTGTAAATACAAAACCAACAATAAATCCAGTTAAACTAATTAATGGGAAGGACTTCCATCCAACTTCATAACATTGTCGAATAATTTCTTTGAATTCATAGGGTGGACTTACTACTTCGCGGAAAAAACGCATCAGAAACCGATGCAGCTTTGCAAATTCCAGTAGTAAAGATTCTATCTTCTTCGCCATTAAAATCGTATAGTTTAAAATATTAAGCCGCGTTTCCTTCGGCAAATAACCTGGCAAATGTACAAACTTTTTAGGTATCAGCTGATGTCAACTTTAAATATTAACTGCAACAATTCAAAAGGTCAAAAAGTTTTAGAAAATTATTAATCATTAAACCTTTTGTAATGCTGTCCTGTCATAGAATAAAAATTGGTTGTAAACTTTAACAATTAAGGATATGAAAAACATAAGGACATACAGCATTTTAGCCTCCCTAATCTTAATGATTGCCGGGGTTTTTAAAACCAGCGAAGTATCCGCACAAGGATATGATGATGTCACTTTTGATGACTTCTATGATGAACTGGATCCTTATGGTAATTGGGATGATGACCCTGAATATGGTAATGTATGGTATCCTGATGTAGAAAGAGACTTCAGACCTTACGGAACCAACGGGTATTGGTCAATGACCGAATATGGAAACACATGGGTATCGAGCTACGACTGGGGATGGGCACCATTTCACTACGGTCGCTGGGTACATCGTGGAAACCGTGGATGGGGATGGATTCCAGGCTACGAATGGGGACCTGGATGGGTAAACTGGAGATCTGGTGGTGGATACTATGGATGGGCTCCAATGTCACCTGGCGTAAGTGTCAATGTGTCATTTAATTTACCAATCGATTTATGGGTATTTATTCCTACCGCACGTATCTATGATCATTATATGCCTAGATATTGGTCACATGGTTCTAGATACCATAATATTTACAACAGAACGACGGTGATTAACAACACGTATATCGTGAACAATAATCGCTATTACAGCGGTCCTTCACGCAGGGATGTTGAGCGAAACATTGGTCGTCGTGTTAATGTAAGAAATGTACGTTTCGAAAACAATCGCGGTGCAAGTCGCGCAGATAATCGCAATGTATCTATCTTCCGTCCGAATCGTAACAACATGGATCGTGTTAGAAACGAACGTGGAAACAACGGTAGAAATTCAAGAGTAGACAATAGAGGTAACTCGCGTTCTGACAACCGTGGTAATGCACGTGTAGACAATAACAGATCATCTCGTATGGAAGACCGCAGCAATAGTCGCAATGGTCGTGCAAACGAGAGCCGCGTAAATCGTAATGATCGTTCCAACTCTGATTATAAAATCAGAACAAACGAACGTGGACAACGCGAGATGCATATCGGCAATAATTCTGGCCGAAACGATCGCTCGACTGTAACAAGACAACCGAACAACGAGTCTCGTCCTGATCGTTCAGCAGGAAATATCCGCAATGAGAACAGATCAAACAGACAAAGTGAACGTCAGATTCAAAGAGAAAGACCTACTCGTGAAATAGGTAATTCTCAATCGCGTCAACCTCGTTCATCAGGTCAGGAACGCACTGCATGGGATCGCGGATCTTCATCTTCTAGACCATCTAGATCAGAAGCAACACCGCAACGTATGGAACGTAGTCCAAGACAATCGGCGCCAAGTTCTCGTGAACAAAGAGCACCACAACAACGTGCCCCTCGCATGGAACAACAACAATCACGTCAACAAAGTCGTGTGTATCAAGCGAGCAATAATCAACGCAGTAGTGTTGAAAGACAATCACGTTCATCGTCTGTACAACGTAGTGCACCAAGTGTGAGTCGTCAATCAGGCAACCGCTCAAATACTGGATCAGCACGTGCTGATCGTGGGAACGGAAGAGGCGGACGCAATTAATATTAACATTTAGTCGAAATAAATTTTTCTGAAAGAGCTGCCCAAAAAGGCAGCTCTTTCGTTTTTTGTTTGCGATAAAACCTGCACATTTGTATTTATTTTTTGTTAACTTGATAATTAGCACTAATTCTAGAGACAAATGGCGAGACTCACTTCCATCTTAGATAACGACTTCTATAAATTCACCATGCAATACGCAGTGGTTAAACTCTTTCCGAAAGCTAAGGCCCGCTATCAATTTATCAATCGGGGGAAACATGCCTTTCCCGCTGGATTTGCGGAAAAATTGCGCGAAGCAATTAACCACATGGCCGAACTAAAGCTGAGTAAATCGGAGAAGTCTTTCTTCGCCAAAACATGTCCATACATTGACCCTACCTATTTTGATTTTCTACAAGGCTACCAATACGATCCTGATGAGGTTACGATTACCCAAGACGGACCCAATCTAGAGGTACATATTGAAGGGTATTGGTATCGTACAATTCTTTGGGAAGTACCTGTGATGGCACTAATCTGCGAGTTGTATTACGAAGTTACCGGACAGGAACGTGTTTCGGATAAGGAGGTAGCACAGATTGTTAACGATAAAATGGATAAGTATGACAAGTTGAATATCACTATTGCGGATTTTGGAACGCGTCGTAGACATTCCTACGCTGTCCACGACTTAGTCATTAAAGCACTGCGAGAACATCAATCGAATACCTTTATCGGAACAAGTAATGTCCATTTTGCAATGAAATATAAAACAAAACCTATCGGCACGCATGCGCATGAATGGTTTATGTTTCACGCTGCAAAATATGGTTATAAAATGGCGAATCTTCTAGGATTAGAACATTGGGCAGATGTATATCGTGGAGATTTAGGAATTGCCCTCTCAGACACGTATACAACTGAAGCTTTCTTTAAGCAATTTGACAAGAAATTAACTAAATTATTTGATGGCGTTCGCCATGATAGCGGCGATCCAATCGAGTTTGCAAAAATGACCATCAAACATTACGAGAGCAAGGGTATCAATCCGTTAAATAAGACGATTATTTTCTCCGATGGCCTGGACTATGAGAAAGTCGTCAAGATTGTCAAATTCTGCGATGGGAAAATTGGTCATTCATTTGGTATTGGCACTGATTTCACCAACGATGTAGGGCTAAAACGCATGAATATTGTGTTGAAGATGACAGAAGCATATCCGGATGAAGGTGAATGGACGCCAGTTATTAAACTGTCGGACGAGCCGTTAAAGCATACGGGTGATCCAGAAGAAATCAAGATGGCGATGCGCTTTTTAAACATTTCCGATCATGCATAGAGACGTTTATGGCGAGGCTTTATTCGATTTTCAAGAGAAAGGCGAATTAGCAGAACCTTTATTGCTGCATAGCAGCTATGGCGATATTGAAGAGATGCCGGTCGAAGTATTTTACCGCGAAGAAGAGGATATTCCGGAGATGGAATTTATTGCTCTTTCGCTCTGCGACGGGAAGGTATTAGATGTTGGCGCTGGAACTGGAGTTCACGCGCTCTATTTACAAGAAAAAGCATTTGATGTCACGGCGCTCGAAGTTTCTGAAATTGCCTGCAACATTATGAGAAATCGGGGTGTGCAGCAGGTCAAACATGCAGATTTCTTCAAGTTCCATGGGGAACAGTATGACACCCTACTCTTCTTAATGAACGGGATTGGGATTGCCGGAACATTAGAAGGATTCCGTCTGCTACTCCAACACGCTAAAACATTAATGACCGATCGCGGTCAATTACTGTTCGATAGTTCTAATATTGACTACCTCTATGAAGAATACCGTATCGAGCGCCCTGATCACTATTTTGGCGAAATTAACTTCCAATACGAATATAAATCCCAACGGGGAGAACCCTTCAAATGGCTCTATATAGATCAGGATACACTAATTAAGATTGCGCATGAAGAAGGTTGGGTCGTACAGGTACTCTTTGAAGATGAAAATGATCAATATCTCGTTCGCATGGAACCCAGAATGAAAAGCTTATAAATAAAACACCTTTGTAGAAGCCGATTTAATGTATTATCTCACCCTATAGTGGTCAGTAATAGCAACGATTCTCGATATTTTAAGCTTGTAATCCCACTCGTAAAAACATAAGCATTCAACCCGAATAGTTTAAGACTCTTCTCGAGTTTGGTTTGGACTTTCGTCGGACATCATTCGATAGTTTCCGGCGAAAGTCCAAATATCTACTAAGTAGATCAAACGCCAAATACACCCCTTGTATTTCCAACCGAGGTAAAATCGCTGATTCGTTTTCACTAAATTCTATCTACAATCAAAAAATAATTTTCAGGCAGGTATGGAATTCTATAGTATCTTGCATCAGATAGGAAAAAGTTTAACTATCATATCTCATTAGCATGCTCTATATTATGAAAAGACTCTATTCAATCCTTCTTATGCTTATCCCTGCCCTAGTATTGGGACAATCCAAGCAAGAAAGTGCAGCGATAGCTGATAAATGGAAAGAAATTGATCGATTGATTTCAATTTTGAATTATGAGCAGACCAAGCCTTTGCTCGCAGACGTAAAAGCTTACGCCCTAAAATATAAGGATGACCCTATGTTTGTAAAAGCGTTTTTTGCAGAATCGACAACACTTCGAATTAACAAAAAGGAGGAAGAATTTTTCGAATTGGGACAAAAGCACTTTGAAACAACTATTGAAAAGACGAAAAGTCCATTAATTAAAAGCGTACTCACTAATTTCTATGCTCAATACCTCGAATCGAATATTTATTTTGAGCTCAGTGAAACGAAGAATAGCTTTTTACAGAAAAACAGAAACGATAAGCTTACCCAGATTAATTCCCTTTACGCCCTATCGCTAAAAGAAGAGCAAATCTTATTGAAAGAACCACTAACGGATTGGATTAGTGTACTGTCCCCACAGGATAACAGTTCATTGAGCCCAACGCTCTATCATTATTTAAGCTATGCTTATATTACTTACTTAGGAACGAATGAGGCAGAAAATATCGAAAAGAGGCAGAAGCTAATCGACGAATTGTTAAAGCGAAGTAGAGAAATTAACGCTGCTGATGCTATTTCATATCTGTTGTCAAAAAAAATAGATCCGAATAGAATAAATAGTAACGACAAGTTTGAAAAAGTTTATTTAGATATAATAAATAACAATAAGAGCGACTATAATGCCTATCTCTATTTTGAAATCGCGTCTGCATACCTTTCAGTTGATAATACTCCGAAAGCGCTGAGCATCATTGAAAAAGCGAAAGCTGAGTATCCAAAAAGCAAATGGATAAATGTGGTTAAGAATCTAGAAACAAACATTCTACGACCAGAAATATCCGTATCGCATAAACGTCTAGAGCCTTCTGGATTATACAGTCCTTTCAAACTTAATTACAAGAATCTCAAAACTCTATACATACGAGTTTACCAAACAACAAACACACCGGATAACCTCACGGAATACAAGGTAATTAGGGACAGCTTATCGCAACTAGTATCTGCCAATGGAAAGCTTATTAATGAAGATCAACTTTCACTGGACAAATTTCAAGATTATAAGAATCACTCGACCATATACAAATTAAATCCTTTAGAATATGGCAAATACATCGTGCTGTATTCGAATAATGCAGATTTTAAAGATGATGGTATTCTATCAAAAGTAATTCACTCTGAATTACAAATTAGTGATTTGCTTTTCGCTAACACACAAACATTGGAAAGTGATTCGAAAAACATATATAAAACGCTAATTCTAAATAAAAAAAGCGGATTACCTTACAGTAATAAGCAATTAAGCTTCTACAGTCGCCCGATAGGTGCTTCGAAAGCTAAACTTATCCAAACCCTCAAGACGGATAAAAATGGGGTGATGGAGTACGAATCTGAGGACAACACCAAGACTATTGATTATGATCTCTATGATATCTATTTACCAGAGGAAAAACAACTAATCAACTATAGCAGCTTCCGATCTTACAACGATTATTATCGTTCTGACGAACAAGAGGATGAACCAGAAATCGCTGCGCAGACGCTTTCTGATAGAACGATTTATCGCCCTGGGCAAGAAGTTTTCTTCAAGTCAATCATCTATTTACAGGATCCTCAACATGGAAAAACATTAGCCAATGAATTTGTAGAGGTAAGACTAATCGATGCAAATGGACAAAAGGTAGATTCGCTGCAATTAAAAAGTAATGCCTACGGGTCCGTAAATGGTAAGCTTAAAATACCTTCTGTTACGTTAAATGGAAACTTTACGATTGCTGTTGTTCATAAAAAATCGGATATAGATCATCGATACATTCAAGTTGAAGAATATAAACGTCCTACCTTCAAGGTTACGCTGGATACCATTCGCGAAACATATTCAAAGAAAGACACATTAGAAATTCGAGGGAAGGCATTGATGCTATCGGGGGCTCCGTTGATTGATGCTATCGTTAATTACAAGATAAATGCAAGCGCATACGCTCGTCGATATCGAAACTTTATACTTAGGGACAGCTCAAGTCGAACCGACAGTGATGGGAATTTTGTTATTAAAGTTCCCCTTGCGGACACTGCTCTCGCGGAATTCGACGACTTCAATTTAGGTTTTTCAATCGAAGTTGTTAACCAAACTGGTGAAATGCAAACTGCCGCAGGATCTTACATCTATTCGAGTAAGCCTTGGAGGTTATCTATAGAAACGGCATCACAATCGATAGAAGGTAAATGGAAAAGTTTCCGAATAGGCTCTAAAAATCAAAATGGGCAATTCTTAGCAATGAAGGGTCCGGTCAAGATCTATAAAAAAACTGCTGGAAATAAGGTTATTTCGAATTCGTTTATCCAATACTTTAACGAGGTTGAATATTTAGCATTGAGTGATCAAGAATATGAGCGTTATTTCCCTCAATATTTTGATCAAAGTACATTATCGAAATCCGTTCGAAGAGAACTGATTGCTACTTACGAATTTAATACTGCTGAGAGTGATTTAATAAAATTAGATAGTCAGCTTTATAGCCGCGGGATCTACGAGATCGTCGCTAGTAGCGTCCAAGGTGAGGATAGTATCTCTGCTCAGCGTACAGTTTGGGTAGTCGATGAAAAGACGAAGGAATATTCCGATCATAGTTTTTTCTCGGCTTACTTAGATAAAGCTGTTTATGACGTTGGTGACCGAGTAACGATCCATGTAGAATCGAAGAAAAAAGAAGCTAAGAATGTAGTCTTAGTTTCGTTTGTTGGCAATAAAATGGGGACTCCAATTCACCTGCCTTTGAAAGAAGGGAAAGCAAATTATAGCTATACCATCAATGCTTCAAATATAAATCCGCCACTTCGATGGACAGCGATATTCATGAATGACAATCAATTGGAATACAAAGAACTGGAGGCGAACATAAAAAGAACGGATAAGGAAATTGTTATTAAAACGACGACCTTTAGAGATAAACTATCGCCAGGAAGTAAGGAAAAATGGAGTTTTAGTTTGACATCGAAACAACGAGGATTGGAATCGGAAGTGTTAGCCAGCATGTATGATGCATCGCTTAACCAATTTTCAGAAAATAATTTCCCAAAAGAATTTCAATTAAATTACCGCTATTATGGAAATAACTTGCGATATATCTTAAATACGTTTAATCAAGAAACGCAAGCAAGCCAATCCTTTCCTAATCTGCTTGCATTTCCATATCAAGGCAACGAGTTACCGACGCTGATTAATTATTATTTCTGGAATAACCCTTTAATTCATTTCCCTTCACCTATGCTGTATGGTAATGAGGGTATGGTTTTCGAAGCGGCAGCAGGCATTCGTGGCGTCGCATCGTTAGACTCGCAGCAAAAAAATAGCTTATCCCCAATGCAAAGAAAGAAAGCGGAAGGTTCAGTTACTGGAACGACAAAAGGCTTTGAGGGAAGTGACGTAGAGGTTGCTACTCCTCAACCGAGTGTAAATCTAGAGCTTGTAACTTCGCGTGCGAATTTAAAAGAAACGGCGTTTTTCTTGCCAACGCTATATACCGATGCGCAAGGGAATGTAACTTTTGAATTCGATACTCCGGAGGCATTGACACAATGGAAACTTATGTTATTTGCACATGGAAAGAATTTGGAAGCCGGAACTGCTTCGTTCTATACGCAAACACAGAAACAACTTATGGTACGTCCGAATCTACCACGATATTTGCGTGAAGGAGATGAAATAATAATCAAAGCACAAATTCAAAGCTTAAGTGATGAAGAGCAAACGGGTCAAGCGAAGATTGCATTCATAAATCCTGTTGACAATAAGGATATAAGCGACTTATTTCTGCAAGAGGATTTAATTAAGCCATTCAGAATAGCGAAGAAAAGTAATCAAATAGTCGAATGGCGTATTAAGGTTCCAGCAGAATATTCAAGTATTCAAGTGAAGGTTATTGCCGCTAGCGAGGAGTTTTCAGACGGTGAGATTCAAGAACTTGCTATACTTCCGAATAAAGTATTAATTCTCGAAAGTCAAAAGGTCGCTTTAAAAGGCAATGAATCGAAGACCTTTCCATTGGAAGTTTCTGGTAAAGACAATCTAATGGCAAAAATACAAGTACAAAGTAATCCTATTTTAGAGATTATCTCTGCATTGGATTATCTAAATCAGTATCCATACGAATGTACAGAGCAAAGTAGCAGTCGCTGGTTCGGTTTGAAAATGGTACAGTATATCGGAAATCACTATCCTGCAATTGCAGAATATTTCAAAAAAATAAAAGCGAATGAGACCAAGAGTCGTTTGGAAGAAAATGAAGCACTTCATGAACTGAAGATGCAAGAAATGCCATGGCTTCGCGATATTCAAGGTGACGAAAAGAAATTGAATGCGCTTGCAGAGCTTTTCAATTCCAACATTCAAAGCGACATCAATCTACTGGAAAATAAACTTGCTAAAGCGCAGTTGTCGAATGGGGCATTCCCTTGGTTCGAAGGTGGAAATGCAGACACACATATTTCCATACGAATTCTAGAAATTGTCGGCAAAGTGTTATATCTAGACAAATCGCTGGTAGACGCCGATCTACAGGCGCAAATGAAACGCTTAACAACATACCTAGATGCGGATACGACCATTTTTAAAGAAAAAGCTTCTGCGGAACTTGCGTTAGACTATCTCTATGCAAGACATCTTTGGAATGGCTATTTTAAGCTCTCTAAAGACATATCTAATCAACTGAATAAGAAGATTGCTAAAGCTCCTTTACTTACCGCAGCAGGCCCGGCAGGTTATGCTGCTAAAGCCTGGGTGGTAAATCAATTATATGGCTCTAGCAAAGAAGCCAATGAGTTGAAAAATAGAATTCAACAGGAGGCAATATTCGATAAAGATAAAGGGACTTATTGGCCTTCTAATGATCGTTATAATGATATTAGCTTGCACACTTACATGATCGAAGCCTATAAGAGTTATGACCCTTCTAAACTCATGGAGATTAGCCAATGGTTATATTATAAGAAGGAATCTAATGCATGGAGAAGTACCTGGATGACAGTCGATGCGATTTACGCGCTCTTATATACAAATAATCCACAAGACTTTGCGATGGAAAACACCGTTCAAGTTTTAGTCGATCAACAGTCTGTCGCATTGGAGCAAGCTAGCCTAGGACAAGTGAGTAAGATTTTCAACAAAGAAGAATTGGGACAAAAAAATAGGTCGATTCAGGTTAACAACAATAATGACAGAACTATTTATGGTGGGATATATCATCAATATTTCCTTCCTGTAGAAGCGATCAAATCGAATGCACATGAGCTAAAAGTAAGTAAGGAATATTTGGTGGAGCGGAACGGTAAATGGATTGCTACGAAAGAGGCTAAACTGGGCGAACGTATTAAAGTGCGAATCAAAATTATCAATGATAAAAATTTAGCATATGTACATCTTAAAGATAGTCGACCTTCGGGAGTTGAGCCGGTTTATAAAGCTTCTGGCTATCAATGGGCAAGACCGTATCGTTGGAGCGCAGGCTATTATTTCACATTGAAAGATGCTTCCACTAATTATTTCTTCGATAGCCTTGCAAAAGGTGTTCGGGAGGTAGAATATGAGGTTAAAGCAAATAATGTAGGTGTGTTCAATTCGGGGATTACAACGTTAGAATGCATGTATGACCCAACTGTTAATTCACGGGCAGAGAATATACAACTCATCATTGTTGAATAAGTTGAACAATAAAAAACGCCGCCCAATGGGCGGCGTTTTTATTATTTAAGTTTTGATTGTTGATCGTTTATTACAATAGCTTTTTCTTTCACTTCTTGTTTTTGCTTTTTTGCTTGTTCGGCGAGATGATGTCCACCTAGAATTGGTGCAATGACCAAACCAACTAAACAAGTGAGTTTAATTAGAATGTTCATAGAAGGCCCTGAGGTATCCTTAAATGGGTCACCTACCGTATCGCCTGTTACAGCTGCTTTATGAGCATCGGAACCTTTATAAGTCATTTCTCCGTTAATCATAACTCCGGCTTCAAATGATTTCTTCGCATTATCCCATGCGCCTCCAGCGTTGTTTTGAAAGATTGCCCATAAGACTCCTGATACTGCAACACCGGCCATGTATGCTCCTAAAGCCTCGGCTCCCATTACAAACCCTACGATAATTGGTGTAATGATAGTAATCGCACCTGGCAACATCATTTCACGTAATGCTGCTTTTGTTGAGATATCCACACATTTACCATATTCTGGTTGTGCTGTTCCCTCAAGAATTCCTGGAATCTCTCTGAATTGACGCCTAACTTCATTTACCATATCCATCGCCGCCTTTCCAACAGATTGCATGGCAAGCGCAGAAAATACAACCGGAATCATACCACCGATAAATAGCGCAGCTAATACATCAGCCTTAAAAATATTGATACCATCAATACCTGTAAAAGTTACATAAGCAGCAAATAAGGCCAATGCAGTTAGGGCTGCAGAAGCGATCGCAAAACCCTTTCCTACAGCTGCTGTCGTATTCCCTACAGAATCTAATACGTCTGTCCGCTGTCTAACTTCTTTAGGTAGCTCACTCATCTCTGCGATACCACCAGCATTGTCAGCAATTGGTCCAAAAGCATCGATTGCTAGTTGCATTGCTGTTGTTGCCATCATTGCTGAAGCTGCAATAGCAACTCCGTAAAATCCAGCTAAAGCGTATGAACCCCATATCGCCAACGCAAATAATAAGACCGAAGAAAATGTGGATTTCATCCCTGTCGCCAATCCAGCGATAATATTGGTAGCAGCGCCAGTTGACGAATTCTGAACGATATTTAGCACAGGCTTTTTGCCTAGGCCGGTATAATATTCCGTGAACGATGATATTAATCCGCCTACAGCCAATCCGACAATTGTAGAATAAAAGATATTCATGCGCGGAATTTCTTTAAAGCCCTCTCCGAAAAACTTCATGTGGATAGTTTCCGGAAGCATATATTGGATCAAGAAGAAACATGAAATGACAGTAAGGATTATTGAAGCCCAGTTGCCGGTGTTTAAAGCCCGCTGTACCTGTGCTTCCTTGGCATCATTACTATTCACTTTCACTAAGAAAGTTCCAATGATAGAGGCTAGAATACCGACTCCGGCAATCACAATAGGTAATAAGATTGGCCCCATACCATTAAATGCATCTGTAAAAGTAGTCCCTGTCGCTTCCGACATATCTTTGATTATATAGTTTCCAAGAACCATGGATGCGAGTACGGTTGCTACATAGGAACCAAATAGATCCGCTCCCATCCCTGCAACGTCTCCTACATTATCGCCTACGTTGTCAGCAATGGTTGCTGGGTTACGCGGGTCATCTTCTGGAATACCCGCCTCAACTTTACCTACTAAATCCGCGCCTACGTCAGCAGCTTTCGTATAAATACCGCCGCCTACTCGGGCAAATAAAGCAATAGA encodes:
- a CDS encoding sodium-translocating pyrophosphatase, yielding MEQFVIYLPAALAVLGLLFMLSKASWVGKQDAGESRMQFISKSIQEGAMAFLKAEYKILLIFVVIASIALFIVSTLVETTHWIIVVAFIFGAFFSALAGNIGMRIATKANVRTTQAARTSLPQALKVSFTGGTVMGLGVAGLAVLGLSIFFLLFLKMFVTNTNSFYDEMTVVLEALAGFSLGAESIALFARVGGGIYTKAADVGADLVGKVEAGIPEDDPRNPATIADNVGDNVGDVAGMGADLFGSYVATVLASMVLGNYIIKDMSEATGTTFTDAFNGMGPILLPIVIAGVGILASIIGTFLVKVNSNDAKEAQVQRALNTGNWASIILTVISCFFLIQYMLPETIHMKFFGEGFKEIPRMNIFYSTIVGLAVGGLISSFTEYYTGLGKKPVLNIVQNSSTGAATNIIAGLATGMKSTFSSVLLFALAIWGSYALAGFYGVAIAASAMMATTAMQLAIDAFGPIADNAGGIAEMSELPKEVRQRTDVLDSVGNTTAAVGKGFAIASAALTALALFAAYVTFTGIDGINIFKADVLAALFIGGMIPVVFSALAMQSVGKAAMDMVNEVRRQFREIPGILEGTAQPEYGKCVDISTKAALREMMLPGAITIITPIIVGFVMGAEALGAYMAGVAVSGVLWAIFQNNAGGAWDNAKKSFEAGVMINGEMTYKGSDAHKAAVTGDTVGDPFKDTSGPSMNILIKLTCLVGLVIAPILGGHHLAEQAKKQKQEVKEKAIVINDQQSKLK